A genomic region of Ictalurus furcatus strain D&B unplaced genomic scaffold, Billie_1.0 ctg3, whole genome shotgun sequence contains the following coding sequences:
- the LOC128604612 gene encoding histone H3 — MARTKQTARKSTGGKAPRKQLATKAARKSAPATGGVKKPHRYRPGTVALREIRRYQKSTELLIRKLPFQRLVREIAQDFKTDLRFQSSAVMALQEASEAYLVGLFEDTNLCAIHAKRVTIMPKDIQLARRIRGERA, encoded by the coding sequence ATGGCAAGAACTAAGCAGACCGCCCGTAAGTCCACCGGTGGCAAAGCGCCAAGGAAGCAGCTCGCCACTAAGGCTGCCCGCAAGAGCGCGCCGGCTACCGGCGGCGTGAAGAAGCCTCACCGTTACAGGCCTGGCACCGTGGCTCTGAGGGAGATCCGCCGTTAtcagaagtctactgaactgcTCATCCGCAAGCTGCCCTTCCAGCGCCTGGTGAGAGAAATCGCTCAGGACTTCAAGACCGACTTGCGTTTCCAGAGCTCGGCCGTCATGGCCCTGCAGGAGGCGAGCGAGGCATACCTGGTCGGTCTGTTCGAGGACACCAACTTGTGCGCTATCCACGCCAAGAGAGTGACTATCATGCCCAAGGATATTCAGCTGGCCCGCCGTATTCGCGGAGAACGCGCTTAA